From a single Alloactinosynnema sp. L-07 genomic region:
- a CDS encoding DUF1365 domain-containing protein, translating to MVTVTPAIYRGHLVHIRRHPVTKTFRHRMYVWFVDVDDLPVLPGWARPFARFDPADHFGGPDRPLRTKVDDWLAERGIDLDGGRVRMLTSPRVLGYVFNPLTVYWCHRPDGALACVIAEVCNTYGERHCYLVPPDAVDSADVEKEFYVSPFFEVSGRYRMRLPEPGERLSLTVSLLDQGRTSFTAVLSGDRLPARPRDALRVAITNPLMPQRVSALIRLHGIALRLRGLRVVPRHHHRQKGEDR from the coding sequence GTGGTGACCGTGACGCCTGCGATCTACCGCGGCCATCTGGTGCACATCCGCAGGCACCCGGTGACCAAGACCTTCCGCCACCGGATGTACGTCTGGTTCGTCGACGTGGACGACCTCCCCGTACTCCCCGGCTGGGCGCGGCCATTCGCGCGATTCGACCCCGCCGACCACTTCGGCGGACCAGATCGTCCACTTCGGACCAAGGTGGACGATTGGCTGGCCGAACGCGGAATCGACCTCGACGGTGGCAGGGTGCGCATGCTGACTTCCCCCCGCGTGCTCGGATATGTGTTCAATCCCTTGACCGTCTATTGGTGCCATCGGCCCGACGGGGCGCTCGCCTGCGTGATCGCCGAGGTATGCAACACCTACGGCGAGCGCCATTGCTATCTGGTTCCCCCGGACGCGGTCGACTCGGCGGACGTGGAGAAGGAGTTCTATGTCTCTCCGTTCTTTGAAGTGAGCGGTCGCTATCGAATGCGACTGCCGGAGCCGGGGGAACGGCTGTCGCTCACCGTGTCCCTGCTCGATCAGGGGCGTACCTCGTTCACCGCGGTCCTCAGCGGCGACCGACTTCCCGCGCGGCCTCGCGACGCGTTGAGAGTCGCGATCACCAATCCCCTGATGCCACAGCGGGTGAGCGCTTTGATCCGACTGCATGGAATCGCACTTCGGCTGAGAGGCCTGCGCGTGGTGCCAAGACACCACCATCGACAGAAGGGAGAAGACCGATGA
- a CDS encoding transposase, whose amino-acid sequence MAQNKRAFSPEFREAAVREVVDKSRPVPDVARACGVTGQTIRNWIREFRAERDVADSADSELSIGERARVKELERRVRELEEENEFLGKSVAFFAKKHR is encoded by the coding sequence GTGGCACAGAACAAGAGGGCTTTCAGTCCCGAGTTTCGCGAGGCGGCGGTCCGGGAAGTGGTCGATAAGTCGCGCCCGGTCCCGGACGTGGCCCGTGCTTGCGGCGTGACGGGGCAGACGATTCGGAACTGGATCCGCGAGTTCCGCGCCGAGCGTGATGTGGCCGATTCCGCCGATTCGGAGTTGAGTATCGGCGAGCGGGCGCGTGTGAAGGAGCTGGAGCGGCGGGTCCGGGAACTCGAAGAGGAGAACGAGTTCCTGGGAAAATCGGTTGCCTTCTTCGCGAAGAAACACCGGTGA
- a CDS encoding tetratricopeptide repeat protein produces MRDDAAALRQALADDLTLLVIRAERLAGHGLDRVELARRILVSPSSLYAYLKGETVPSADVFARLLEALGVHGPNLGVLSSRRDAAELARRRGKAAARTAASGHVPQQLPALVDVFVGRATEIDCLDRILCGPEPGDGPVVISIDGVAGVGKTTLAVRWAHQVAARYADGVLHVNLRGFDEQAPMPSGEALHGFLHALGVTSSAIPATVDAKAALYRTLVAGRRVLVLADNARSANHVRPLLPGASGSLVIVTSRTRLDGLAIRDGARRVTLDVLSHVESADLLTRRLGAESTTASSVAVAELAQLCGGLPLALGIVAARAAALPGEPLNVLVAGLRSHHERLDALDLGEPDVDMRSVFRWSYDVLPERAAELFRLIGLHPGPDIDRYACAVLLGADQPPRTELGVLCAANLLVEKRSGRYGMHDLLRVYAQELAGGLPSAGRAVILTRLADHYVGSVEQVGELIQPNQTTRPSNSRQVPIGPSIEGYAQAMEWFAAELPNLRAMVTFAAAEGLESHAWRIAWGCTVFLRRTGRRSERAAIHRVALDAALRAGDRLAYATTLRLLADAIARSGSPADALDLLHTALAEFETLGDRDGARQTHLSLVRAYEVESRPAAAFQHAEMAVRLAAGGGDQLAKADGLTALSKQTCATRPADARALGLRALALYSQVGHLEGEADILMTLGLAEQSLGRYAEAMAHYQRSLDLDRQLGDRYWEACALDRLADVHYLVDDVDQARSLRREAIGVLDGLHHPHADVLRAKLDADT; encoded by the coding sequence GTGCGCGATGACGCTGCCGCTTTGCGGCAGGCGCTGGCCGACGACCTCACCTTGCTCGTAATCCGGGCGGAACGGCTCGCCGGACATGGTCTCGACCGCGTTGAACTGGCCAGACGTATCCTCGTGTCGCCGTCGAGCCTGTACGCCTACCTCAAAGGCGAGACGGTTCCCAGCGCGGACGTGTTCGCACGGTTGCTCGAGGCCCTAGGCGTCCACGGGCCGAATCTGGGTGTGCTCAGCTCCCGACGGGACGCGGCCGAGTTGGCTCGTCGGAGGGGAAAGGCAGCGGCGAGGACCGCGGCGTCGGGGCACGTGCCCCAACAGCTCCCCGCTCTCGTCGATGTGTTTGTCGGACGCGCCACCGAGATCGACTGTCTTGACCGGATACTCTGTGGTCCCGAGCCAGGTGACGGCCCGGTCGTGATCTCGATCGACGGCGTCGCGGGCGTTGGAAAGACGACGCTGGCCGTGCGGTGGGCCCATCAGGTCGCCGCCCGGTACGCGGACGGCGTGCTGCACGTCAACCTGCGTGGTTTCGACGAGCAGGCGCCGATGCCGTCCGGCGAGGCGCTGCACGGATTTCTGCACGCGCTCGGCGTGACGTCCTCGGCGATCCCGGCGACAGTCGACGCGAAAGCCGCGCTGTACCGCACGTTGGTGGCGGGGCGACGGGTGCTTGTCCTCGCGGACAACGCCCGATCAGCCAACCACGTTCGCCCGCTGCTCCCCGGAGCGTCCGGCAGCCTGGTCATCGTGACCAGCCGCACCCGCCTGGACGGTCTGGCGATCCGCGACGGCGCTCGCCGAGTGACCCTCGATGTCCTGTCGCACGTCGAGTCGGCAGACCTGCTCACCCGACGCCTTGGCGCGGAGTCCACGACCGCCTCGTCGGTGGCCGTCGCCGAACTCGCCCAACTGTGCGGTGGGCTGCCACTGGCCCTCGGGATCGTCGCGGCCCGCGCCGCGGCGTTGCCGGGTGAGCCGTTGAACGTCCTGGTCGCCGGGCTGCGGTCGCACCATGAGCGGCTCGACGCACTTGATCTCGGCGAACCGGATGTCGACATGCGGTCGGTGTTCCGATGGTCCTATGACGTGCTTCCCGAGCGAGCGGCCGAGTTGTTTCGGCTCATCGGGCTGCATCCGGGCCCTGATATCGACCGGTACGCGTGCGCGGTGCTGCTCGGCGCCGACCAGCCGCCCAGAACGGAACTCGGTGTCCTGTGCGCGGCGAATCTTCTGGTGGAGAAGCGATCGGGCCGCTACGGCATGCATGACCTGCTTCGCGTCTACGCCCAAGAGTTGGCCGGTGGGTTGCCCTCAGCCGGCCGAGCCGTGATCCTCACGCGATTGGCCGACCACTATGTCGGTTCTGTCGAACAGGTCGGTGAGCTCATCCAGCCCAATCAGACGACACGGCCATCAAACTCGCGGCAGGTGCCGATCGGACCGTCCATCGAGGGCTACGCACAAGCGATGGAGTGGTTCGCCGCGGAACTGCCCAACCTGCGGGCGATGGTCACGTTCGCCGCGGCCGAGGGGCTCGAGTCCCACGCATGGCGGATCGCGTGGGGCTGTACGGTGTTCTTGAGGCGGACTGGCAGGCGGTCGGAGCGGGCCGCCATCCACCGTGTGGCTCTGGACGCCGCTCTCCGCGCGGGCGATCGCCTCGCCTACGCGACGACACTGCGGCTGCTCGCCGACGCGATCGCCAGGTCCGGCAGCCCGGCCGACGCGCTCGACCTGTTGCACACGGCACTGGCGGAGTTCGAGACGTTGGGCGACCGGGACGGCGCCCGTCAGACACATCTGTCGCTTGTTCGAGCCTACGAGGTGGAATCGCGCCCGGCGGCGGCCTTCCAGCATGCCGAGATGGCTGTCCGGCTGGCCGCGGGCGGCGGGGACCAGCTGGCCAAGGCCGATGGATTGACGGCGCTGAGCAAGCAGACCTGTGCGACCCGACCCGCCGACGCTCGTGCGCTCGGACTTCGGGCACTGGCGCTCTACTCCCAGGTGGGGCATCTCGAGGGTGAGGCCGACATCCTGATGACACTGGGCCTCGCCGAGCAGTCGCTCGGTCGGTACGCCGAGGCGATGGCGCACTACCAGCGCTCGCTCGATCTCGACCGGCAGCTCGGCGACCGATACTGGGAGGCGTGTGCGCTCGATCGCCTGGCCGATGTCCACTACCTGGTCGATGATGTCGATCAGGCCCGGTCACTGCGCCGGGAGGCGATCGGCGTCCTTGACGGGCTGCACCATCCGCACGCCGATGTCCTTCGGGCGAAGTTGGATGCCGACACCTGA
- a CDS encoding NAD(P)/FAD-dependent oxidoreductase has translation MTRDRVAVIGAGVSGLTAAYLLSKRHDVVLFDVATKPGGHADTHDVATPDGSSVAVDTGFLVHNDRTYPLLSKLFTELGVRTQATEMSMSVRCDGCGLRYAGGKRGIGMVPACPPLALPRYARMMMEIPRFHRAGRALLTQADDTITLGGMLASGRYSRYFIDHFALPVVSAVWSAGEEDSLRYPARTLFRFLDNHGMLSATQSLRWRTVCGGSRAYVDKVVARIPDTRLGSPVRAIRRHLDGVEVVAEADTTHVDRVVLATHADQALALLADPTTAEKQTLGAFEYSENETWLHTDADVLPAQDRIRSSWNYVKPTCETRAPILVNYHLNRLMGLSEPLDYLVTLNGAGRVDEARVLARMAYRHPIFTMDAVSAQRRLAGLNTARTAFAGAYHGWGFHEDGCRSGVRAAAAFGVRW, from the coding sequence ATGACCCGCGACCGGGTGGCGGTGATCGGCGCCGGAGTGTCCGGCCTCACCGCCGCCTATCTGCTGAGCAAGCGCCACGACGTCGTTCTCTTCGACGTGGCAACGAAGCCGGGCGGACACGCCGACACTCACGATGTCGCGACGCCGGACGGCTCTTCTGTCGCGGTCGACACCGGGTTCCTGGTGCACAACGACAGGACATACCCACTGCTGAGCAAGCTGTTCACCGAGTTGGGAGTGCGTACCCAGGCTACGGAGATGTCGATGAGCGTCCGATGCGACGGCTGCGGTCTGCGGTACGCGGGTGGCAAACGCGGGATCGGCATGGTGCCTGCCTGCCCGCCCCTGGCGCTGCCGCGATATGCCCGGATGATGATGGAGATCCCGCGCTTTCACCGCGCGGGCCGCGCCCTGCTCACCCAGGCGGACGACACGATCACGCTCGGCGGCATGCTCGCGTCCGGACGGTACTCGCGGTACTTCATCGACCACTTCGCCCTCCCGGTGGTCTCCGCTGTGTGGTCGGCGGGTGAAGAAGACAGCCTCAGATACCCGGCACGAACGCTGTTCAGGTTCCTGGACAACCACGGCATGCTCTCCGCGACCCAGTCGCTGCGCTGGCGGACGGTGTGCGGTGGATCGCGGGCGTACGTCGACAAGGTCGTCGCCCGGATCCCGGACACGCGACTCGGCAGCCCGGTGCGCGCGATCCGCAGACATCTCGACGGCGTCGAGGTCGTCGCGGAGGCGGACACGACCCACGTCGACCGGGTCGTCCTGGCCACCCACGCCGATCAGGCGCTGGCCCTGCTGGCCGACCCGACAACCGCCGAGAAGCAAACGCTGGGCGCCTTCGAGTACAGCGAGAACGAGACCTGGCTGCACACCGACGCGGACGTCCTGCCCGCACAGGACCGGATCCGCTCGTCATGGAACTACGTCAAGCCGACGTGCGAGACCCGCGCGCCGATTCTGGTGAACTACCACCTCAACCGACTCATGGGGCTCAGCGAGCCGCTCGACTACCTGGTCACCCTCAACGGCGCTGGGCGAGTCGACGAGGCACGGGTCCTGGCGAGGATGGCGTATCGGCATCCGATCTTCACCATGGACGCGGTTTCCGCGCAGCGACGGCTCGCCGGACTCAACACCGCGCGGACCGCGTTCGCCGGCGCCTATCACGGGTGGGGATTCCACGAGGACGGGTGCCGGTCCGGGGTCCGAGCGGCGGCGGCGTTCGGGGTGCGGTGGTGA
- a CDS encoding glycosyltransferase family 4 protein, with protein MTIFSRATAPNSSPCSRTHTVLAVADEWFSGHGGLSTLNRHLCAGLVDAGATVFCLVPRAAPEERAHATANGVHLIDACPAAGEPESLALGREPGLPGGVIPEIVIGHGRVSGFEAKALVENHYPGAARLHFVHAAPDELEWWRAGREHDAAERADTRTQAELALGRGATRVVAVGPRLHMRFERDLHVYPEAARPLRYDPGFDVPSTDARGPAPGGPLQVLLMGRLENHEIKGVDLAARIMAHAIGLRADADMEVELLVRGAPPGECAALRDRIRGWADNPSLHVSVRPYSVDGDRLEQDLSRSHLVLMPSRAEGFGLVGAEAICGGVPALVSGRSGLGMLLGEILPTRLAGRVVVPMTLDERIDIPRWGHHVAAVLRDPMAAFATAAAVRDNAARQRSRVAAARRILAAVWPDCPRTCAADPDGWSGVGIQLRPKDIGVRMVQPVKDADRLPAQ; from the coding sequence ATGACCATCTTCTCACGCGCCACCGCCCCGAACTCGAGTCCGTGTTCGCGCACGCACACCGTGCTCGCCGTCGCCGACGAGTGGTTCTCCGGACACGGCGGCCTCAGCACACTGAACCGACACCTGTGCGCCGGTCTCGTCGACGCGGGTGCCACGGTGTTCTGCCTGGTCCCGCGGGCCGCGCCGGAAGAACGCGCTCATGCGACGGCCAACGGAGTCCATTTGATCGACGCCTGCCCCGCCGCGGGCGAACCCGAGTCACTCGCGTTGGGCCGCGAGCCCGGTCTCCCCGGTGGGGTGATTCCGGAGATCGTGATCGGCCATGGCCGAGTCAGCGGTTTCGAAGCCAAGGCACTCGTCGAGAACCATTACCCTGGCGCCGCCCGTCTGCACTTCGTGCACGCCGCCCCGGACGAACTGGAGTGGTGGCGAGCGGGTCGCGAACACGATGCGGCCGAGCGCGCCGATACGCGCACCCAGGCCGAACTCGCGCTTGGTCGGGGCGCCACCCGAGTGGTAGCGGTGGGACCTCGCCTGCACATGCGGTTCGAGCGCGACCTGCACGTCTACCCCGAGGCCGCGCGACCGCTCAGGTACGACCCGGGGTTCGACGTACCCTCCACCGACGCGCGCGGTCCGGCACCCGGCGGCCCTCTGCAGGTCTTGCTGATGGGGAGGCTGGAGAACCACGAGATCAAGGGCGTCGACCTGGCCGCGCGGATCATGGCCCACGCGATCGGGTTGCGCGCGGACGCCGACATGGAGGTGGAACTGCTGGTCCGAGGCGCGCCACCCGGTGAATGTGCCGCACTGCGGGACCGCATCCGAGGGTGGGCGGACAACCCGAGCCTGCACGTGAGCGTGCGGCCTTATTCGGTGGACGGCGACCGGCTCGAGCAGGACCTCAGTCGTTCGCACCTCGTGCTGATGCCGTCCAGGGCGGAAGGCTTCGGCCTGGTGGGCGCGGAAGCCATCTGCGGCGGAGTTCCCGCGCTGGTCAGCGGCCGCAGCGGCCTGGGCATGCTCCTGGGCGAGATCCTGCCAACCCGACTAGCCGGACGCGTGGTGGTCCCGATGACGTTGGACGAGCGGATCGACATCCCGCGGTGGGGGCACCACGTCGCAGCGGTGCTCAGGGACCCCATGGCCGCGTTCGCCACCGCCGCGGCCGTCCGGGACAACGCCGCGCGGCAGCGAAGTCGGGTGGCGGCGGCCCGCCGGATCCTGGCGGCCGTGTGGCCGGACTGCCCGCGGACCTGCGCGGCCGATCCGGATGGCTGGTCAGGTGTCGGCATCCAACTTCGCCCGAAGGACATCGGCGTGCGGATGGTGCAGCCCGTCAAGGACGCCGATCGCCTCCCGGCGCAGTGA
- a CDS encoding cyclopropane-fatty-acyl-phospholipid synthase family protein produces MADTATNARRLGLATAIAEVTRSALGASFPLRVRTWDGDVAGPSDGPEIVVKSPRAVRHVLRSPGRLGLARAFVAGDLDVDGDLGQALRSCRKYADQVRVSGPPGFTRWPAMVALAVRLGAIGVPPRKPAEEVSVRGRRNSKGRDRAAIAHHYDLGNDFYETILDQSMAYSCAAWSRPAPEQGLAEAQHDKLDLICRKLDLQPGTRLLDVGCGWGSLVLHAARHHGVLATGITLSAQQHDFVLARAVELGVADLVEVRLQDYRDLSGQSFDAVASIEMGEHVGERNYPTYCALLRDSVRQGGRLLVQQMSRDGRSPGGGAFIESYIAPDMTMRPLHRTLEHLEDVGLEIRAVESLREDYVHTINAWAKRLQDQWDDVLHRFGARQARMWRLYLAGSALAFEENRMSVHQILAVRPGGDGRSGFPLGRLAGRAEATR; encoded by the coding sequence ATGGCGGACACAGCGACAAATGCCAGACGCCTGGGTCTGGCCACAGCCATTGCCGAGGTGACCCGATCGGCACTCGGGGCCTCGTTCCCGCTGCGGGTTCGCACGTGGGACGGCGATGTCGCGGGGCCTTCCGACGGGCCCGAGATCGTGGTCAAGTCCCCGCGGGCGGTTCGCCACGTGCTCCGCAGCCCGGGTCGACTCGGCCTCGCGCGCGCGTTCGTGGCAGGCGATCTCGACGTGGACGGTGACCTGGGACAGGCATTGCGGTCGTGTCGGAAGTACGCCGACCAAGTGCGCGTGAGCGGTCCGCCCGGTTTCACGCGATGGCCCGCGATGGTGGCGCTGGCCGTGCGCCTTGGAGCGATCGGTGTGCCGCCGCGCAAGCCCGCGGAGGAGGTGTCGGTACGAGGAAGGCGCAACAGCAAGGGCCGCGACCGCGCGGCCATCGCACACCACTATGACCTCGGCAACGACTTCTACGAGACGATTCTCGACCAATCGATGGCGTACTCATGCGCCGCTTGGTCCCGGCCGGCGCCCGAGCAGGGACTCGCGGAAGCCCAACACGACAAGCTGGACCTGATCTGTCGCAAGCTGGACCTTCAGCCGGGAACTCGTCTGCTCGACGTCGGTTGCGGTTGGGGGTCGCTGGTCCTGCACGCCGCGCGGCACCATGGCGTGCTGGCGACTGGTATCACGCTGTCCGCCCAGCAGCACGACTTCGTGCTGGCCCGCGCCGTCGAACTGGGAGTCGCGGACCTTGTCGAGGTGCGCCTCCAAGACTACCGAGACCTAAGCGGTCAATCCTTCGACGCGGTGGCGTCGATCGAGATGGGCGAGCACGTCGGCGAGCGGAACTACCCCACGTATTGCGCCCTCCTGCGCGACTCGGTGCGCCAGGGCGGGCGGCTTCTGGTGCAGCAGATGTCCCGGGACGGGCGCTCGCCCGGTGGGGGTGCGTTCATCGAGTCGTACATCGCGCCGGACATGACCATGCGACCGCTGCACCGCACGCTGGAACACCTGGAGGACGTCGGACTCGAGATCCGCGCGGTCGAGTCTCTGCGCGAGGACTACGTCCACACGATCAACGCGTGGGCGAAACGCCTGCAAGATCAGTGGGACGACGTCCTACATCGGTTCGGCGCACGCCAGGCACGAATGTGGCGGCTCTATCTGGCGGGGAGCGCCCTCGCGTTCGAGGAGAACCGGATGAGCGTGCACCAGATCCTCGCGGTCAGACCAGGAGGCGACGGACGCAGCGGGTTCCCACTCGGACGCCTCGCGGGCAGAGCCGAGGCGACCCGATGA
- a CDS encoding FAD-dependent oxidoreductase: MRICVIGSGISGLTTATKISEHKSVEVTVLEQARHFGGRADVDVDGEHCPRFFMDDYTELFSILGTIEGQDGRSVRSALLNARRLSHTHTSGWVEISHLYRLLAREIPITERITLARQWRPSPLVADQQGRNANRFGSLRDYSPVGLLRMARNLVRSKTGYVLPGPTDVYLIDPWLRDLRRRGVSLEADRRVTNLAQHGSHVAVTTAMGTEVFDVVVVTAFVPDLVNLLDASKIDHIAVDSGNTHCVAYTIQLDPREKVLADASPAMYCRDGVNILVQPGHDRCVVLCTMATRTDPDHVLAKVRSYLELDRDLVSVRCRVNQRPGEAVFVGDYVRSDRLLRRPMRGLYFAGSAIHNSYPIDAAEGAVRSALAAVRAIRRDYDLEVAR, from the coding sequence ATGAGGATCTGCGTGATCGGTTCAGGCATCTCTGGCCTCACCACCGCGACGAAGATCAGTGAGCACAAGTCCGTCGAGGTCACCGTTCTGGAGCAGGCCCGCCACTTCGGTGGGCGCGCGGATGTCGACGTGGACGGTGAGCATTGCCCCCGATTCTTCATGGACGACTACACCGAACTGTTCTCGATACTGGGGACAATCGAAGGTCAAGACGGGCGCAGTGTGCGATCGGCGTTGTTGAATGCGCGCAGGCTCAGCCATACCCATACCTCCGGCTGGGTCGAGATCTCCCACCTGTACCGGCTCCTGGCCAGGGAGATCCCGATCACGGAACGGATCACGCTGGCCAGACAGTGGCGACCGTCCCCCTTGGTGGCCGACCAACAGGGCCGAAACGCCAACCGATTCGGCTCATTGCGGGACTACTCACCCGTGGGGCTGTTGCGGATGGCGCGAAACCTGGTGCGTTCCAAGACCGGGTATGTGCTGCCCGGCCCGACGGACGTGTACCTGATCGACCCATGGCTGCGGGATCTGCGGCGACGAGGTGTGTCCCTTGAGGCGGACAGAAGGGTGACGAATCTGGCCCAGCACGGCTCCCATGTGGCCGTGACGACCGCCATGGGAACCGAGGTGTTCGACGTTGTCGTGGTCACCGCGTTCGTCCCGGACCTGGTGAATCTGCTCGACGCCTCGAAGATCGACCACATCGCCGTCGACTCGGGCAACACGCACTGCGTGGCCTACACGATCCAACTCGATCCGCGGGAGAAGGTCCTGGCCGACGCGAGCCCGGCGATGTACTGCCGCGACGGCGTCAACATCCTCGTGCAGCCAGGTCATGACCGCTGCGTGGTGCTGTGCACGATGGCCACGCGAACCGATCCGGACCACGTGTTGGCGAAAGTCCGAAGCTACCTGGAGTTGGACCGCGATCTGGTGAGCGTGCGGTGCAGGGTCAATCAGCGGCCCGGTGAGGCTGTCTTCGTCGGCGACTACGTGCGCTCGGACCGGTTGCTGCGCCGTCCCATGCGCGGCCTGTACTTCGCGGGGTCCGCGATACACAACTCCTATCCGATCGACGCCGCGGAAGGCGCGGTGCGCAGCGCGTTGGCCGCCGTGCGCGCGATCCGCCGCGACTACGACCTCGAGGTGGCGCGATGA
- a CDS encoding cyclopropane-fatty-acyl-phospholipid synthase family protein — protein sequence MTRLAVASAWPSLTLPAPRPSREWLVERVFRALVAPLPILVAFPGGERIGRGGHGAPVMRLHRPDFLFRRLGVIGPVAFGEAYMAGDWSSTDVAGVLTSFAARLNRPASRIGAAVRRAVDQARPITEQNTVDGARSNISRHYDLSDKFFALFLDETMTYSSALFAPGDDLRAAQLRKIDAVLDDAGVRAGTRVLEIGSGWGSLALRAARRGALVTTTTISDRQHQAVERSVAEAGLGDRVQVLLQDYRDADGQYDAVVSVEMIEAVGAEYWTAYFDTLDRVLVPGGRIALQAITMPHDRMLATKDVRTWIGKYIFPGGQIPSTQVIEDQIAARPTLRVGAKRRLGDHYARTLHEWRTRFDAAEREVAELGFDDTFRKMWRFYLGYSEAGFRSGYLDAWQLRVDK from the coding sequence ATGACGCGACTCGCCGTCGCTTCGGCATGGCCATCGCTGACCTTGCCCGCCCCCAGGCCGAGTCGGGAGTGGCTGGTCGAGCGGGTGTTCCGGGCGCTCGTCGCGCCATTGCCCATCTTGGTGGCGTTTCCAGGCGGGGAACGGATCGGCCGGGGCGGCCATGGCGCGCCCGTGATGCGCCTGCATCGACCGGACTTTCTGTTCCGCCGCCTCGGCGTCATAGGCCCGGTCGCGTTCGGCGAGGCATACATGGCGGGCGACTGGAGCAGCACCGACGTCGCGGGCGTCCTGACCTCATTCGCCGCTCGACTCAACCGGCCCGCGTCGCGAATCGGGGCGGCGGTCCGCCGCGCCGTGGATCAGGCACGTCCCATCACCGAGCAGAACACAGTGGACGGCGCGCGCTCGAACATCAGTCGGCACTATGACCTGTCCGACAAGTTCTTCGCGCTCTTCCTGGACGAGACCATGACCTACTCGTCCGCGCTGTTCGCTCCCGGAGACGACCTGCGGGCGGCTCAACTGCGCAAGATCGACGCCGTGCTGGACGACGCCGGTGTGCGAGCGGGCACTCGGGTACTCGAGATCGGCTCGGGCTGGGGATCACTGGCGTTGCGTGCGGCGCGCCGTGGGGCGTTGGTGACGACCACGACCATCTCGGACAGGCAGCATCAGGCGGTCGAAAGGTCGGTCGCCGAGGCTGGTCTCGGCGATCGGGTCCAGGTGCTTCTCCAGGACTACCGGGACGCCGACGGTCAGTACGACGCTGTGGTGTCGGTCGAGATGATCGAGGCGGTCGGCGCCGAGTACTGGACCGCCTACTTCGACACCCTGGACCGGGTCCTCGTGCCCGGCGGAAGGATCGCGCTTCAGGCGATCACCATGCCACACGACCGGATGCTCGCCACCAAGGACGTGCGCACGTGGATCGGGAAGTACATCTTTCCTGGCGGGCAGATCCCCTCGACGCAGGTCATCGAGGACCAGATCGCGGCCCGGCCGACGCTCCGGGTCGGAGCGAAGCGGAGGTTGGGCGACCACTACGCACGGACCCTCCACGAGTGGCGAACGCGGTTCGACGCGGCGGAACGGGAGGTCGCCGAACTCGGTTTCGATGACACGTTCCGCAAGATGTGGCGCTTCTACCTCGGGTACTCGGAGGCGGGGTTCCGCAGTGGCTACCTTGACGCCTGGCAACTGCGTGTGGACAAGTGA